In the Anastrepha obliqua isolate idAnaObli1 chromosome 1, idAnaObli1_1.0, whole genome shotgun sequence genome, one interval contains:
- the LOC129253088 gene encoding SUMO-activating enzyme subunit 1 produces the protein MEVDKNESVNGVELTETENELYDRQIRLWGLESQKRLRTAKILVAGLNGLGAEVTKNIILSGVHSVKLQDEKNVTEEDFCAQFLVSREAKGQNRAEASIKRARGLNPMVEISADTEALASKNVDYFTQFDVVIVIGAFISELNRVDTICRQNGIKFFAGDVWGMFGYCFADLQEHQFVEDVAKHKVISKPNEKVKTELVTAAVQRTLNFPPFDAVIEFDINAPTFQKKLKRTGPAFLLLRVMQEFRELFGKDPSYKNREKDFADLKSIRNTMTNESSLTDDYFENVFAQVSPSAAVVGGVLSQEIIKVVTKKEAPNCNVFLFDPDTCCGYIETVGMN, from the exons ATGGAAGTCGATAAGAATGAAAGTGTTAATGGAGTAGAATTAACAGAAACGGAAAATGAGTTATATGATAGGCAAATTCGTCTTTGGGGCTTGGAGTCGCAAAAAAG ATTACGTACGGCAAAAATACTGGTTGCAGGACTAAATGGACTTGGTGCCGAGGTTACAAAAAATATCATTCTTTCGGGCGTTCATTCGGTAAAATTGcaagatgaaaaaaatgtgacaGAAGAGGATTTTTGTGCACAGTTTCTTGTATCGCGAGAAGCAAAAGGTCAAAACCGCGCAGAAGCGTCAATCAAGCGGGCTCGCGGTCTTAATCCTATGGTGGAGATATCTGCGGACACAGAAGCACTTGCATCCAAAAATGTTGACTACTTTACACAGTTCGACGTTGTAATCGTGATTGGGGCATTCATTTCAGAATTAAATCGTGTTGACACCATTTGTCGCCAAAATGGCATAAAATTCTTTGCTGGTGATGTATGGGGGATGTTTGGTTATTGCTTTGCTGACCTTCAGGAACACCAATTTGTCga AGACGTGGCAAAACACAAAGTTATTTCGAAGCccaacgaaaaagttaaaactgAGTTAGTTACTGCGGCCGTTCAACGAACTTTGAATTTCCCACCTTTTGATGCGGTTATTGAATTCGACATCAATGCACCTACGTTCCAAAAGAAACTTAAGCGTACAGGACCTGCTTTTCTATTATTGCGTGTTATGCAAGAATTCCGAGAATTATTTGGTAAAGATCCTAGTTATAAAAATCGTGAGAAAGATTTTGCAGATTTGAAGAGTATACGAAACACAATGACCAACGAGAGCTCTTTGACGGATGATTATTTTGAGAATGTGTTCGCACAAGTTTCTCCATCTGCTGCAGTTGTCGGTGGTGTTTTATCTCAAGAAATTATTAAAGTGGTCACAAAAAAGGAGGCGCCCAATTGTAACGTATTTCTGTTTGATCCCGATACATGTTGTGGTTATATAGAAACAGTTGGTatgaattaa
- the LOC129235605 gene encoding dynein light chain Tctex-type protein 2B: METIPDESQPIDEERRGTDFSETNEVLLAEDGADELAPNLSVTSYRMKPSLRELFPASQIKQIIQTTIYDKLQGKVYNADEARKWTQEISDAVSLAVKEKVQMPRFKHVVQVSLGQQLGAGCRYIAKCCWDAEADSYASDVFTNASIFCVCTVFGVYLY; encoded by the exons ATGGAAACAATACCAGATGAATCCCAACCAATCGACGAAGAAAGGCGAGGAACTGATTTCAGCGAAACAAATGAAGTGTTGTTAGCTGAGGATGGAGCAGACGAATTGGCACCAAATTTGTCAGTGACTTCATATCGCATGAAACCCTCGTTAAGAGAGCTTTTCCCAGCATctcaaattaaacaaattattcagACAACTATTTATGACAAACTACAAG GGAAGGTGTACAACGCAGATGAAGCGCGTAAGTGGACTCAAGAGATCTCCGATGCAGTTAGTTTGGCTGTGAAGGAAAAAGTTCAAATGCCCCGTTTTAAGCACGTTGTGCAAGTAAGCTTGGGACAACAATTGGGTGCCGGTTGCCGCTATATAGCGAAATGTTGTTGGGACGCCGAAGCTGATTCCTATGCATCCGACGTGTTTACCAATGCCAGCATATTTTGTGTTTGCACTGTGTTTggtgtatatttatattag
- the LOC129235604 gene encoding uncharacterized protein LOC129235604 isoform X3 gives MKALEGPLMSVMDLSIASNGNKVKEKRERQPNWTEAEKQLLLSLTRIHKVILENKGSDTMTIKKKSEAWDDIATNMRSAGYQRSKDRLKQQLGRIRAAEAKKAKDALAKSQPLDNSLAIAGCSLESSASLNRQSIRNMPTPMHEVAIKIEKAISLEDFDTLSNGKQPNKNPNDVYGLSDLSSQSPIPVIHELNKRMCQGPQYLSLNQQIVGEDGASESECQLPPISSTSQNSHFKCHCNHKKLKHVRLRINGYAPRTRAQRARQLHLYRVAVEKERLKMLRLQQKRDRIFYRKDKEIQNLKLQILSNLAVNRINHINFT, from the exons atgaaagcttTGGAAGGTCCTCTAATGAGTGTTATGGATTTAAGTA TTGCTTCAAATggtaataaagtgaaagaaaaacgggAAAGGCAACCAAATTGGACGGAAGCTGAAAAGCAATTGCTACTATCGCTGACACGCATACATAAagtaattttggaaaataagggCAGCGACACAATGACAATCAAAAAGAAATCGGAAGCATGGGATGATATAGCAACAAATATGCGATCTGCAGGCTATCAGCGCTCAAAAGATCGACTTAAACAACAGTTGGGTCGCATACGAGCTGCGGAGGCAAAGAAAGCAAAAGACGCACTAGCTAAAAGTCAGCCCCTGGATAATAGTTTGGCAATAGCAGGCTGCTCATTAGAGTCATCTG CGTCTCTGAATAGGCAAAGCATAAGGAATATGCCAACGCCGATGCATGAAGTGGCAATTAAGATTGAGAAAGCTATTTCTTTAGAAGATTTTGATACATTATCCAATGGCAAGCAACCAAATAAAAATCCGAATGACGTATATGGGTTATCTGACTTAAGTTCGCAATCACCTATACCAGTCATTCATGAGTTAAACAAACGGATGTGTCAAGGACCTCAATATCTCAGTTTAAACCAACAAATTGTAGGCGAGGATGGTGCGAGTGAATCGGAGTGTCAGTTGCCTCCCATTTCTTCTACAAGCCAGAATAGTCATTTTAAGTGCCATTGCAATCATAAGAAATTAAAGCATGTTCGTCTTCGTATTAACGGTTATGCTCCACGCACTCGCGCTCAGCGAGCTCGGCAGTTACATTTGTATCGAGTTGCTGTGGAAAAGGAACGTTTGAAAATGCTTCGATTGCAACAGAAGCGTGATCGAATTTTTTACCGGAAAGACAAAGAAATACAAAACTTGAAGTTGCAAATTTTGAGTAATCTAGCCGTAAACAGAATCAATCACATCAATTTCACCTAA
- the LOC129235604 gene encoding uncharacterized protein LOC129235604 isoform X1, protein MKALEGPLMSVMDLSIASNGNKVKEKRERQPNWTEAEKQLLLSLTRIHKVILENKGSDTMTIKKKSEAWDDIATNMRSAGYQRSKDRLKQQLGRIRAAEAKKAKDALAKSQPLDNSLAIAGCSLESSGNDEYIPHNMKLGNFNFITAASLNRQSIRNMPTPMHEVAIKIEKAISLEDFDTLSNGKQPNKNPNDVYGLSDLSSQSPIPVIHELNKRMCQGPQYLSLNQQIVGEDGASESECQLPPISSTSQNSHFKCHCNHKKLKHVRLRINGYAPRTRAQRARQLHLYRVAVEKERLKMLRLQQKRDRIFYRKDKEIQNLKLQILSNLAVNRINHINFT, encoded by the exons atgaaagcttTGGAAGGTCCTCTAATGAGTGTTATGGATTTAAGTA TTGCTTCAAATggtaataaagtgaaagaaaaacgggAAAGGCAACCAAATTGGACGGAAGCTGAAAAGCAATTGCTACTATCGCTGACACGCATACATAAagtaattttggaaaataagggCAGCGACACAATGACAATCAAAAAGAAATCGGAAGCATGGGATGATATAGCAACAAATATGCGATCTGCAGGCTATCAGCGCTCAAAAGATCGACTTAAACAACAGTTGGGTCGCATACGAGCTGCGGAGGCAAAGAAAGCAAAAGACGCACTAGCTAAAAGTCAGCCCCTGGATAATAGTTTGGCAATAGCAGGCTGCTCATTAGAGTCATCTGGTAATGACGAGTACATACCCCATAATATGAAAttgggaaattttaattttattacagcAGCGTCTCTGAATAGGCAAAGCATAAGGAATATGCCAACGCCGATGCATGAAGTGGCAATTAAGATTGAGAAAGCTATTTCTTTAGAAGATTTTGATACATTATCCAATGGCAAGCAACCAAATAAAAATCCGAATGACGTATATGGGTTATCTGACTTAAGTTCGCAATCACCTATACCAGTCATTCATGAGTTAAACAAACGGATGTGTCAAGGACCTCAATATCTCAGTTTAAACCAACAAATTGTAGGCGAGGATGGTGCGAGTGAATCGGAGTGTCAGTTGCCTCCCATTTCTTCTACAAGCCAGAATAGTCATTTTAAGTGCCATTGCAATCATAAGAAATTAAAGCATGTTCGTCTTCGTATTAACGGTTATGCTCCACGCACTCGCGCTCAGCGAGCTCGGCAGTTACATTTGTATCGAGTTGCTGTGGAAAAGGAACGTTTGAAAATGCTTCGATTGCAACAGAAGCGTGATCGAATTTTTTACCGGAAAGACAAAGAAATACAAAACTTGAAGTTGCAAATTTTGAGTAATCTAGCCGTAAACAGAATCAATCACATCAATTTCACCTAA
- the LOC129235604 gene encoding uncharacterized protein LOC129235604 isoform X2, protein MKALEGPLMSVMDLSIASNGNKVKEKRERQPNWTEAEKQLLLSLTRIHKVILENKGSDTMTIKKKSEAWDDIATNMRSAGYQRSKDRLKQQLGRIRAAEAKKAKDALAKSQPLDNSLAIAGCSLESSAASLNRQSIRNMPTPMHEVAIKIEKAISLEDFDTLSNGKQPNKNPNDVYGLSDLSSQSPIPVIHELNKRMCQGPQYLSLNQQIVGEDGASESECQLPPISSTSQNSHFKCHCNHKKLKHVRLRINGYAPRTRAQRARQLHLYRVAVEKERLKMLRLQQKRDRIFYRKDKEIQNLKLQILSNLAVNRINHINFT, encoded by the exons atgaaagcttTGGAAGGTCCTCTAATGAGTGTTATGGATTTAAGTA TTGCTTCAAATggtaataaagtgaaagaaaaacgggAAAGGCAACCAAATTGGACGGAAGCTGAAAAGCAATTGCTACTATCGCTGACACGCATACATAAagtaattttggaaaataagggCAGCGACACAATGACAATCAAAAAGAAATCGGAAGCATGGGATGATATAGCAACAAATATGCGATCTGCAGGCTATCAGCGCTCAAAAGATCGACTTAAACAACAGTTGGGTCGCATACGAGCTGCGGAGGCAAAGAAAGCAAAAGACGCACTAGCTAAAAGTCAGCCCCTGGATAATAGTTTGGCAATAGCAGGCTGCTCATTAGAGTCATCTG cAGCGTCTCTGAATAGGCAAAGCATAAGGAATATGCCAACGCCGATGCATGAAGTGGCAATTAAGATTGAGAAAGCTATTTCTTTAGAAGATTTTGATACATTATCCAATGGCAAGCAACCAAATAAAAATCCGAATGACGTATATGGGTTATCTGACTTAAGTTCGCAATCACCTATACCAGTCATTCATGAGTTAAACAAACGGATGTGTCAAGGACCTCAATATCTCAGTTTAAACCAACAAATTGTAGGCGAGGATGGTGCGAGTGAATCGGAGTGTCAGTTGCCTCCCATTTCTTCTACAAGCCAGAATAGTCATTTTAAGTGCCATTGCAATCATAAGAAATTAAAGCATGTTCGTCTTCGTATTAACGGTTATGCTCCACGCACTCGCGCTCAGCGAGCTCGGCAGTTACATTTGTATCGAGTTGCTGTGGAAAAGGAACGTTTGAAAATGCTTCGATTGCAACAGAAGCGTGATCGAATTTTTTACCGGAAAGACAAAGAAATACAAAACTTGAAGTTGCAAATTTTGAGTAATCTAGCCGTAAACAGAATCAATCACATCAATTTCACCTAA
- the LOC129253089 gene encoding proteasome subunit alpha type-2, giving the protein MASERYSFSLTTFSPSGKLVQLEYALAAVAAGATSVGIVASDGVVIATENKYKSPLYEEHSVHRVEPITDHIGMVYSGLVPDYRPLLKRARKMAQQYYLVYKEPMPVSQLVQQVANVMQEYTQSGGVRPFGVSLLICGWDSGKPYLFQCDPTGAFFAWRATALGKNAQSCKTYMEKRFNLQSNNSVSQSLDDAVVDAMRTLKGGFEGVMTKDNIEVGICTEKGFRRLTPTEIDDHLSNAN; this is encoded by the exons ATGGCTTCCGAACGCTACAGCTTTTCGTTAACCACTTTCAG tCCATCAGGTAAATTGGTTCAATTAGAATATGCTTTGGCAGCAGTTGCTGCTGGAGCAACGTCAGTAGGTATCGTTG caTCTGATGGTGTTGTAATTGCCACTGAAAATAAGTACAAGTCACCTTTGTATGAAGAGCATAGCGTACACCGAGTTGAGCCCATCACTGACCATATTGGAATGGTGTATTCCGGTCTTGTGCCAGATTACCGCCCACTTCTTAAACGGGCACGTAAAATGGCTCAACAGTACTACTTAGTTTACAAAGAACCTATGCCCGTCTCACAATTGGTACAGCAAGTTGCCAATGTGATGCAAGAGTACACACAATCGGG AGGAGTGCGGCCGTTTGGTGTTTCCTTGCTGATTTGCGGTTGGGATTCGGGTAAACCATATTTGTTTCAATGCGATCCAACCGGCGCATTTTTTGCTTGGAGAGCCACTGCATTGGGTAAAAATGCGCAAAGTTGTAAAACTTATATGGAAAAGAG ATTTAACTTGCAATCAAATAACTCCGTTTCCCAATCGCTGGACGATGCAGTTGTCGACGCTATGCGTACACTAAAAGGTGGATTTGAGGGCGTAATGACTAAAGATAACATCGAAGTAGGAATTTGCACCGAAAAGGGATTCAGACGTCTCACGCCCACCGAGATAGACGATCACCTGTCTAATGCAAACTAA